A region from the Phaenicophaeus curvirostris isolate KB17595 chromosome 3, BPBGC_Pcur_1.0, whole genome shotgun sequence genome encodes:
- the TMEM74 gene encoding transmembrane protein 74: protein MACMELLYLAEESRQAPLDTTAAWSLPSSSYEQQQCEGAEVDPRAAAAVAALHCERHCKPSQRGLVAETPPAPKPSPWGTSPQEDSLHPGICQPCHPPECLPGEESRGKKKACCCVQELETSFTYVDENVNLEHAKNPPNPTGGGCCQDAPVQQRSCRELPHEWVHDSPSLVSEEDDAASEAAAGKSVDYGFISAILFLVSGILLVIISYVVPRDVTVDPNTVAAREMERLENESARIGAHLDRCVIAGLCLLTLGGVVLSSLLMMSMWKGELYRRSRFASSKESAKLYGSFSFRMQSGANDNMLELSLVEEDVLAIDN from the coding sequence ATGGCTTGCATGGAGCTTCTTTACCTAGCTGAGGAGAGCAGGCAGGCACCTCTGGACACCACTGCTGCTTGGAGCCTGCCGTCCTCTTCCTACGAGCAGCAGCAGTGTGAGGGGGCTGAGGTGGaccccagagcagctgctgccgTGGCAGCCCTGCACTGTGAAAGGCACTGCAAGCCCTCGCAGAGGGGCCTGGTGGCTGAGACCCCTCCAGCACCCAAGCCCTCCCCTTGGGGCACCTCGCCCCAGGAGGACTCTCTACACCCTGGCAtctgccagccctgccacccACCTGAGTgcttgcctggagaagagagcagagggaagaagaaagcctGCTGCTGTGTCCAGGAACTCGAGACCTCATTCACCTATGTGGATGAAAATGTAAACCTGGAGCATGCAAAAAACCCCCCCAATCCTACAGGAGGCGGCTGCTGCCAGGATGCCCCTGTGCAGCAGCGTTCTTGCAGGGAGCTGCCACATGAGTGGGTGCATGATTCTCCTTCCCTGGTCTCGGAGGAGGACGATGCTGcctcagaggcagcagctgggaaatCAGTGGACTATGGGTTCATTAGTGCCATTTTGTTCCTGGTTAGTGGCATTTTGCTGGTGATCATTTCCTACGTGGTACCCAGAGACGTGACTGTGGATCCCAACACTGTGGCTGCCCGGGAgatggagaggctggagaacgagAGCGCTAGGATCGGTGCTCACTTGGACCGCTGTGTTATTGCTGGGCTGTGTCTCTTAACTCTGGGGGGAGTGGTGCTCTCCAGCCTGCTGATGATGTCCATGTGGAAAGGGGAGCTGTACCGGAGGAGCAGGTTTGCATCCTCCAAGGAGTCTGCGAAGCTCTATGGGTCTTTCAGTTTCAGAATGCAGTCTGGTGCAAATGATAATATGCTCGAGCTGTCGTTAGTTGAAGAAGATGTGCTTGCCATAGATAATTAG